One window of Chryseobacterium sp. JJR-5R genomic DNA carries:
- a CDS encoding ABC transporter permease, producing the protein MLKKFFTAVGEYIILMGKSMQKPQKMRVFWKLLMREINDLGVNSFGLVIFTSIFVGAVVAIQMFNNFAASDFPIPTSFVGYATKAVLVLEFAPTIISLILAGKVGSYIASSIGTMRVSEQIDALDIMGVNSPNFLILPKILACMIFNPLLIAISIVFGICGGYIAGILTGNWTTNDYITGIQMYMPNLFIYYAFSKTIVFAFVIATVPSYFGYNVKGGSLEVGRASTQAVVWTMVFIILSELLLTQLILS; encoded by the coding sequence ATGTTAAAAAAGTTTTTTACGGCAGTAGGAGAATATATTATCCTTATGGGTAAATCCATGCAGAAGCCTCAGAAAATGAGGGTCTTCTGGAAGCTGCTCATGAGAGAAATCAATGATTTGGGAGTCAACTCTTTTGGGCTGGTTATCTTTACATCCATATTCGTCGGGGCAGTAGTTGCAATTCAGATGTTTAATAACTTTGCTGCTTCTGATTTCCCGATACCAACCTCATTTGTAGGATATGCAACAAAGGCTGTTCTTGTACTGGAATTCGCACCTACGATTATCAGTCTGATTCTGGCAGGAAAAGTAGGCTCTTATATTGCATCCAGTATCGGGACCATGAGGGTTTCCGAGCAGATTGACGCACTGGACATTATGGGAGTAAACTCACCAAACTTCCTGATATTGCCTAAAATACTTGCCTGTATGATCTTTAATCCTTTACTGATTGCGATCAGTATCGTATTCGGCATCTGCGGAGGTTACATCGCCGGTATTTTAACAGGAAACTGGACGACCAATGACTATATCACCGGAATCCAGATGTATATGCCCAATCTTTTTATTTATTATGCATTTTCCAAAACCATTGTTTTTGCTTTTGTTATTGCTACCGTTCCTTCTTATTTCGGATATAATGTAAAAGGCGGTTCACTGGAAGTGGGCAGGGCAAGTACACAG
- a CDS encoding exopolysaccharide biosynthesis polyprenyl glycosylphosphotransferase gives MQRIRYSRYLKSIIVLLDLLVMASIFIFFFLSRNQDLKYNPETWYQNAFSLALLFLFWMLLSGRTKIYNIPRNLTYTLFLERLLVHFLIFIFGLLLIGKVSYNVFFNSDIYWLSFYLFFFIFLAKSLIFFGIKYFRSLGINHRNIMFLNENSATEVLKNILKSRKDYGYKIFEYKNNEINAAELIEFWKTNGIHTLFIPMENAYSERTEKQIFRLAEANKVHISLIPSITQSDFFLYDMGYIQTQPVLNQAKYPLDYYSNFLLKRIFDITFSAIVLAGICSWLFLIIAVLIKATSKGPVFFIQKRYGFHEDVFHCIKFRTMVVNNESSTKTTEENDVRITRIGKFLRKTSLDEMPQFINVLKGEMSIVGPRPHMLAVDNYYKPKIGRYSLRSMVSPGITGLAQVNGLRGDAGNVEIEMNKRILADAFYVRNWSFVLDLVIILKTVLLIITGDKNAK, from the coding sequence ATGCAGAGAATCCGATACTCCAGATACCTGAAATCGATCATTGTTTTGCTTGACCTGCTGGTTATGGCATCTATTTTTATATTCTTTTTTTTAAGCAGGAACCAGGACTTGAAATACAATCCGGAAACCTGGTATCAGAATGCGTTTTCCCTGGCATTGCTGTTTCTGTTCTGGATGCTGTTGAGCGGCAGGACAAAAATTTACAATATCCCGAGAAACCTTACCTATACCCTTTTTCTGGAACGGCTCCTGGTACATTTCCTGATATTTATTTTCGGTCTTTTGCTGATCGGGAAAGTAAGTTATAATGTATTCTTTAATTCAGACATCTACTGGCTTTCATTTTATCTGTTCTTCTTTATTTTTTTAGCAAAATCGCTGATTTTTTTCGGAATCAAATATTTCCGGAGCCTGGGGATTAACCACAGGAATATCATGTTCCTGAATGAAAACAGTGCTACAGAAGTCCTGAAAAACATTTTAAAATCAAGAAAAGATTACGGATACAAAATCTTTGAATATAAAAACAATGAAATTAATGCTGCAGAATTGATAGAATTCTGGAAAACGAACGGCATCCATACGCTGTTTATTCCGATGGAAAATGCATACAGCGAACGTACGGAAAAACAGATTTTCAGATTAGCGGAAGCCAACAAAGTTCATATTTCGTTAATTCCCAGCATCACACAAAGTGATTTTTTCCTGTATGATATGGGATATATCCAGACCCAGCCTGTATTGAACCAGGCCAAGTATCCTCTGGATTATTATTCTAATTTTTTATTGAAAAGGATTTTTGATATTACATTTTCAGCCATTGTTCTGGCAGGAATCTGCTCCTGGCTGTTTCTCATAATTGCCGTTTTAATTAAAGCTACGTCAAAAGGCCCTGTATTTTTTATTCAGAAAAGATATGGCTTTCATGAAGATGTTTTTCACTGTATTAAATTCAGAACGATGGTGGTGAATAATGAATCTTCAACAAAAACCACTGAAGAAAATGATGTAAGGATTACCAGAATCGGTAAGTTCTTAAGAAAAACCAGCCTGGATGAAATGCCGCAGTTCATCAATGTCTTAAAAGGCGAAATGTCTATCGTCGGGCCCAGGCCGCATATGCTGGCCGTAGACAACTATTATAAACCAAAAATCGGGCGGTACAGCCTGCGGAGTATGGTGAGCCCGGGAATTACCGGCCTGGCCCAGGTAAACGGCCTTCGTGGCGATGCAGGGAATGTGGAAATTGAAATGAATAAAAGGATCCTGGCAGATGCTTTCTATGTGAGGAACTGGAGTTTTGTACTGGATCTGGTTATTATTCTTAAAACAGTACTGCTGATAATAACCGGAGATAAAAATGCGAAGTAA
- a CDS encoding bifunctional 5,10-methylenetetrahydrofolate dehydrogenase/5,10-methenyltetrahydrofolate cyclohydrolase, translated as MAEILDGLKVSKEIKAEIKVEVDKILAGKRRAPHLVAILVGNNGASKAYVNSKVKDCEEVGFQSSLIKFPSTVSESELLEKIEELNKDKSVDGFIVQLPLPDQIDQEKIINAIDPRKDVDGFHPENFGRMALEMDTFLPATPFGILTLLERYNIETKGKDCVIIGRSKIVGRPMSILMGRKDFPGNSTVTLTHSYTKDIEEYTKKADIVITALGDPHFLKGDMIKEGAVIVDVGITRVDNDSPKGYYLAGDVDFDSCAAKASWITPVPGGVGPMTRAMLMKNTIIAYKTSVYND; from the coding sequence ATGGCAGAAATTCTTGACGGATTAAAAGTATCCAAAGAAATAAAAGCAGAAATCAAGGTTGAGGTTGACAAAATTCTTGCGGGAAAAAGAAGAGCACCACATCTTGTGGCGATCCTTGTGGGGAATAACGGGGCAAGCAAAGCGTATGTGAACTCTAAGGTGAAAGACTGTGAAGAAGTAGGCTTTCAATCCAGCTTAATTAAATTTCCGAGCACCGTTTCCGAGTCTGAATTACTGGAAAAAATTGAGGAACTTAATAAAGATAAATCTGTAGACGGTTTTATCGTTCAGCTGCCTCTACCGGATCAGATTGACCAGGAAAAGATTATTAACGCTATTGATCCCAGAAAGGATGTAGACGGCTTCCATCCTGAAAATTTCGGAAGAATGGCTCTGGAAATGGATACATTCCTGCCGGCAACCCCATTCGGGATTTTAACTTTACTGGAAAGATATAATATTGAAACAAAAGGCAAAGACTGTGTGATCATCGGAAGAAGCAAAATCGTGGGCAGGCCTATGAGCATCCTGATGGGAAGAAAAGATTTCCCGGGAAATTCTACCGTGACGCTGACACACTCTTACACCAAAGACATCGAAGAATATACCAAAAAAGCAGACATTGTGATTACCGCACTGGGTGATCCTCATTTTTTAAAAGGCGACATGATCAAAGAAGGAGCCGTGATCGTTGATGTAGGAATCACCAGAGTAGACAATGACTCTCCGAAAGGGTATTACCTGGCCGGTGATGTGGATTTTGACAGTTGTGCTGCCAAAGCAAGCTGGATCACGCCGGTTCCCGGAGGTGTAGGGCCTATGACAAGAGCAATGCTGATGAAAAATACCATCATTGCTTATAAAACTTCAGTCTATAACGACTAA
- a CDS encoding DUF4349 domain-containing protein: MKATYKLSIAIALLLGTYSCKKGEASSQALNPYSTVDSAAVMNSDSISSAATMEIQNKQFIKTAEVSMEVKDVYDTTVSIEKSVQDLSGFVTHSNLQSNVVSEETYNTSNENAVLVKKYQTENTMQVRVPTDKLGAFLTLINDKKLFLNSRTTNAEDVTSNIKYAELESLRNKKTADQIAQMNTYKDKVDMGNSNMKEGNQQQLENMNIADHLKYSTVDIYIKEPKIRSAAIPVTNTKSIDDKYKLDFLYSAKSAFVDGFYLIQKIFIILITIWPLVLIAAAVIFFLKKRKPAGKQQSTTEI; encoded by the coding sequence ATGAAAGCCACTTACAAATTATCAATCGCAATAGCGCTTTTACTTGGAACCTATTCATGTAAAAAAGGAGAAGCTTCATCACAAGCGCTTAATCCTTATTCTACTGTAGATTCTGCAGCAGTTATGAATTCCGACAGCATTTCTTCTGCCGCTACCATGGAAATACAAAATAAGCAGTTCATTAAAACGGCAGAGGTCAGCATGGAAGTGAAAGACGTTTATGATACGACCGTTTCTATTGAAAAATCAGTTCAGGATCTGAGCGGATTTGTTACGCACAGCAATTTGCAAAGTAATGTCGTTTCAGAAGAGACATACAACACTTCAAATGAAAATGCAGTTCTGGTGAAAAAATACCAGACTGAAAACACTATGCAGGTAAGGGTTCCCACTGATAAGCTTGGTGCTTTTTTAACTTTAATCAATGATAAAAAACTATTCCTCAATTCCAGGACCACCAATGCCGAAGATGTGACATCCAATATAAAATATGCTGAACTGGAAAGCCTGAGAAACAAAAAGACCGCCGACCAGATTGCGCAGATGAATACCTATAAAGATAAAGTAGACATGGGAAACAGCAACATGAAAGAAGGCAATCAGCAGCAGTTGGAAAACATGAATATTGCAGATCATCTAAAATACAGCACGGTTGACATTTACATCAAAGAACCAAAGATCCGAAGCGCGGCAATCCCCGTTACCAATACGAAAAGCATTGATGATAAATACAAACTTGATTTTCTGTACAGCGCAAAATCTGCTTTTGTAGATGGATTTTATTTGATTCAAAAGATTTTTATCATACTGATTACCATCTGGCCGCTTGTACTGATTGCAGCAGCCGTTATATTCTTTCTGAAAAAAAGAAAACCTGCTGGAAAACAACAGAGCACAACGGAAATTTAA
- the pgi gene encoding glucose-6-phosphate isomerase codes for MLSKINPTQTNSWKALDEHFGNNDFDLRSLFAYNPNRFEEFSVKKDNFLFDYSKNLIDTRTKALLLNLAEECLLKDAISKMFSGDKINETEGRAVLHTALRDFSGKEILVDGENIKPQIKRVLDHMKSFSESIISGNHKGFSGKEITDVVNIGIGGSDLGPVMVVSALKHFKTRLNVHFVSNVDGNHLAEVVKNLNPETTLFIIASKTFTTQETMTNANSAKDWFLQAGKQEDVARHFVALSTNVQAVKDFGIAEENIFEFWDWVGGRYSLWSAIGLSIVLAVGYENFEQLLKGAYDTDQHFQTADFTENIPVLMGLLGIWYRNFYAATSHAILPYSQYLDRFAAYLQQGDMESNGKCVDRSGEFVEYETGPIIWGEPGTNGQHAFYQLIHQGTELIPADFIAYAKSPNKVSDHQDKLLANFFAQTEALAFGKTEEEVEEELKNAGKSDEEIDFVLNYKVFHGNTPTNSMMFKELTPFSLGQLIALYEHKIFVQGVIWNIFSFDQFGVELGKVLANKILPELENNEAVSSHDSSTNGLINYYKSNK; via the coding sequence ATGCTGTCAAAAATAAATCCTACTCAGACCAATAGCTGGAAAGCCCTTGATGAACATTTCGGTAATAATGATTTCGATTTACGAAGCCTTTTTGCCTATAACCCGAACCGTTTTGAGGAATTTTCAGTGAAAAAAGATAATTTCCTTTTTGATTATTCCAAAAACCTGATTGATACAAGAACCAAAGCGCTTTTACTGAACCTTGCAGAGGAATGCCTGCTGAAGGACGCGATTTCTAAAATGTTTTCGGGAGACAAAATCAATGAAACAGAAGGAAGAGCTGTTCTGCATACGGCTTTGAGGGATTTTTCCGGTAAAGAAATTTTAGTTGACGGTGAAAATATCAAACCTCAGATTAAGAGAGTTTTAGATCATATGAAATCGTTTTCTGAAAGCATTATTTCAGGAAACCACAAAGGATTCAGCGGAAAAGAAATTACGGATGTCGTGAACATCGGGATCGGTGGTTCAGATCTGGGACCGGTAATGGTGGTATCTGCCTTAAAGCATTTTAAAACAAGGTTAAACGTGCATTTTGTCTCCAACGTAGACGGGAATCACCTGGCGGAAGTGGTGAAAAACCTAAATCCTGAAACTACCCTGTTCATCATTGCGTCCAAAACATTTACGACCCAGGAAACCATGACCAATGCCAATTCGGCAAAAGACTGGTTCTTACAGGCAGGGAAACAGGAAGACGTAGCCAGGCACTTTGTTGCTTTATCAACCAACGTTCAGGCGGTTAAGGATTTCGGGATTGCAGAAGAGAATATTTTCGAATTCTGGGACTGGGTTGGCGGAAGATATTCGCTTTGGAGCGCAATTGGTTTAAGCATCGTGCTTGCAGTAGGCTATGAAAATTTTGAGCAGCTGCTGAAAGGTGCCTATGATACAGACCAGCATTTCCAGACGGCAGACTTTACTGAGAATATTCCCGTTCTGATGGGGCTTTTGGGAATCTGGTACCGTAATTTTTATGCAGCGACAAGCCATGCCATCCTTCCTTACTCACAGTATTTAGACCGGTTTGCAGCCTATCTTCAGCAGGGGGATATGGAAAGTAACGGGAAATGCGTGGACAGAAGCGGTGAATTTGTAGAATATGAAACCGGCCCGATCATCTGGGGAGAACCGGGAACCAACGGGCAGCACGCTTTCTATCAGCTGATCCATCAGGGAACAGAACTGATTCCTGCAGACTTTATTGCATATGCAAAGAGCCCGAACAAGGTTTCTGATCATCAGGATAAATTATTGGCCAACTTTTTTGCCCAGACAGAGGCACTGGCGTTCGGGAAAACAGAAGAGGAAGTGGAAGAAGAATTAAAAAATGCAGGGAAGTCCGATGAAGAAATAGATTTCGTATTAAACTATAAAGTATTCCACGGAAATACCCCAACAAACTCCATGATGTTCAAAGAACTGACACCGTTTTCTTTAGGACAGCTGATTGCACTGTACGAACATAAGATTTTCGTTCAGGGCGTGATCTGGAACATCTTCAGTTTTGATCAGTTCGGAGTGGAACTTGGGAAAGTATTAGCGAATAAAATTTTACCGGAACTTGAAAATAATGAGGCAGTCAGTTCTCATGACAGTTCAACAAACGGGTTGATTAATTATTATAAATCAAATAAATAA
- a CDS encoding 7-carboxy-7-deazaguanine synthase QueE has protein sequence MKIEEDILLKEGKMLPVMEHFYTLQGEGAHTGKAAYFIRLGGCDVGCHWCDVKESWDPTLHPLMNAEEIAEMAAGHCKTIVLTGGEPLMWNLDILTSRLKELGCTVHIETSGAYPLSGQIDWITLSPKKTGLPKEEIYQKAHELKMIVFNNNDFQFAQEQAARVSENCTLYLQSEWSKRNEMYPKITDFILAHPKWRASVQTHKYLNIP, from the coding sequence ATGAAAATAGAAGAAGATATTTTATTAAAAGAAGGTAAAATGCTCCCTGTAATGGAGCATTTTTACACTCTTCAGGGGGAAGGGGCACATACCGGAAAAGCAGCTTATTTCATCAGATTGGGTGGCTGCGACGTCGGGTGCCACTGGTGCGATGTAAAGGAAAGCTGGGATCCTACTTTACATCCGTTAATGAATGCAGAGGAAATTGCAGAAATGGCGGCAGGCCACTGTAAAACAATTGTTTTAACAGGCGGTGAACCGCTAATGTGGAACCTGGATATTTTAACATCCCGATTGAAGGAACTGGGATGTACAGTCCATATCGAAACTTCAGGAGCCTATCCGCTAAGCGGGCAGATTGACTGGATCACCCTTTCGCCAAAGAAAACAGGCCTTCCCAAAGAAGAAATTTACCAGAAGGCCCACGAGCTGAAAATGATTGTTTTCAATAATAATGATTTTCAGTTTGCTCAGGAACAGGCTGCCAGAGTTTCTGAAAACTGCACGCTTTATCTGCAGAGTGAATGGAGCAAGCGCAATGAGATGTATCCGAAAATTACAGATTTTATCCTGGCACACCCGAAATGGAGAGCCTCGGTACAGACCCACAAATACCTGAATATTCCGTAA